The Abditibacteriota bacterium region ACAGAGTGCTGATCATAGACGACATAGTCACGGACGGAGCCAGCAAGATAGAGGCTGTCATCCCCTTCAGGGAAGCGGGTCTCGAGGTGCGGGACATACTGGTCATCATAGACAGGGAGCAGGGAGGCAAGAGACTCCTGGGCGAAGCCGGCTATGAGCTGCATTCTCTGGGCACCCTGTCCGAGATAGTCGGCCATCTGGCCGCGGCGGGCAGGATAGATGAAGAGATGAGGGACAAGGTCATCTCCTTCATCGCTCAAAACCAATTTACGAAAATCAATATTAAATAAGGAGTAATTTATGGAATTCAAGTGTTCTGTCAAGGATCTGCAAAACGCAGTGGGTAATATCACCAAAGTCATAGCCAAAAAGACGGCTCTGGACATCCTGACGCGCGTTTATATCAAGACCGAAGCCAATACGGTGGTGCTGCGGGGGACCGACTTTGCATCCTTTACTGTGAGCGAGCTGGAAGCCGAGGTGACGGGCGAAGGCGCCGCTCTGGTGGAAGGCCAGCTGCTGCTGGATATCCTGAGCAAGCTCAGGTCGGAGAAGATGGTGTTCTCCTACAACGAGGACACTCAGGAAGCTGTGATCACCGGCGACAAGGTCACCTTTCAGCTGTCCAACCAGAATAAGCCCGAGCAGTATCCCCAGCTGGACGAGATCAGCAAGGAGAACTACGTCACCGTAGCGCCCGCCGACCTGAAAAAAGCTATCGCCTGCACCAAGTTTGCGGCGGACGACAAAAACGGCACCAGAGAGTTTTTGAAGGGCATCCACATGATGACCGTGGATATGACCCTGAAGCTCATCGCCACGGACAACCACAGACTGTCCATCTACTCCTGCCCGGTGATAGAGAAGAATCAGGAGGTGGATGCGGTGGTCCCCGTCTATGTGGCCGATATGATCTCCGGACTCATAGACGACAACAAGCCCTCGGTGAATCTGTATTTCAGCAAAAAGTCCGTATCCGTGGAATCCATGGTGTCCGAATACAGCGGCGGTCTCATCGATCTGAAATATCCCGACGTCAACAGGGCTGTGCCTGCGGACTGCAAGACCGTCATCACGGTCCCCCGGGACTCT contains the following coding sequences:
- the dnaN gene encoding DNA polymerase III subunit beta, giving the protein MEFKCSVKDLQNAVGNITKVIAKKTALDILTRVYIKTEANTVVLRGTDFASFTVSELEAEVTGEGAALVEGQLLLDILSKLRSEKMVFSYNEDTQEAVITGDKVTFQLSNQNKPEQYPQLDEISKENYVTVAPADLKKAIACTKFAADDKNGTREFLKGIHMMTVDMTLKLIATDNHRLSIYSCPVIEKNQEVDAVVPVYVADMISGLIDDNKPSVNLYFSKKSVSVESMVSEYSGGLIDLKYPDVNRAVPADCKTVITVPRDSLLAAMDSMEVASRTNSYICFLKASDGELTLFSQSLDGSIKAKAVVDIETDGDSVEFGVNIHYAREAVSIMETDTIEIRLNGNDMAFVLKESKNDNFLHVLMPLALTDKDKKGMD